In one window of Tellurirhabdus rosea DNA:
- the pfkA gene encoding 6-phosphofructokinase gives MKRIAVFTSGGDAPGMNACIRAVVRGAVYHGIEVFGVRRGYSGMINGDIFQMTSHSVSNIVQRGGTILKSARSKEFMTPEGRRKAFEQLQKHGIEGLIAIGGNGTFTGATIFYDEYGIPTVGAPGTIDNDLYGTDYTIGFDTAVNTALEAIDKIRDTADSHDRVFFIEVMGRDSGYIAIQSGIAGGAEMVMVPEVLTPISEVVETLKQGWSRSKSSSIIVVAEGDEEGNAAEVAEKIRTQVGGGVDMRVTTLGHIQRGGIPTAYDRILASRLGLGALEGLLAGHKNVMAGVVNNELVYTPFRDTIRLPKPISEDLLRMVRILSV, from the coding sequence ATGAAACGTATAGCTGTTTTTACTTCCGGCGGGGACGCACCGGGTATGAACGCCTGTATTCGGGCGGTTGTCCGGGGGGCTGTCTACCACGGCATCGAAGTGTTTGGTGTTCGTCGGGGGTACAGCGGAATGATAAATGGCGATATTTTTCAAATGACCTCCCATTCGGTCAGCAACATCGTACAGCGGGGAGGTACCATTCTGAAATCAGCGCGCAGTAAAGAATTCATGACGCCCGAAGGCCGCCGCAAAGCCTTCGAACAACTCCAGAAACACGGCATTGAAGGACTGATTGCCATCGGCGGAAACGGTACGTTTACGGGCGCAACCATTTTCTATGACGAATACGGCATTCCGACCGTCGGCGCGCCGGGAACCATCGACAACGACCTTTACGGCACCGATTATACCATCGGCTTCGACACGGCGGTAAACACGGCGCTGGAAGCCATCGACAAAATCCGCGATACGGCCGACTCCCACGACCGGGTGTTTTTCATCGAAGTGATGGGCCGCGACTCCGGTTACATCGCCATCCAGTCCGGGATTGCCGGAGGCGCCGAAATGGTGATGGTGCCGGAAGTACTGACGCCGATCTCCGAGGTAGTCGAAACGCTGAAGCAGGGCTGGAGCCGTTCAAAATCCTCCTCCATCATCGTGGTGGCCGAAGGGGACGAAGAAGGCAACGCGGCCGAAGTGGCCGAAAAAATCCGCACGCAGGTCGGTGGCGGCGTCGACATGCGCGTCACGACACTGGGTCATATCCAGCGCGGCGGCATTCCGACGGCCTACGACCGCATCCTGGCGAGCCGCCTCGGTCTGGGTGCTCTGGAAGGGCTGCTGGCCGGACACAAAAACGTCATGGCGGGCGTGGTCAACAACGAACTCGTCTACACCCCCTTCCGCGACACCATCCGCCTGCCCAAGCCCATCAGCGAGGACCTGCTCCGGATGGTGCGGATTCTAAGTGTGTAG
- a CDS encoding YdcF family protein: protein MFYFLSKVLAYFLSPAGWLTLLMLTVFFVRDKVRKRRLFGLLLISWFVLANEALSNELARWWEYAPTSIPAATKPRVGIVLTGGMMQTEVPPFDRVILGESSDRMGQALGLYQTGLIQKILISGGSDPLDGRRLGNEGQLTAEFLRKAGVKADDIILENKSRNTEENARFSAAMLKRRFAGYEYVLITSAFHMRRAVGCFRKQALSVRAFPAAFMAQQRRFTPDTLLLPSESALWKNYRLFHEWFGYGVYWGMGYL from the coding sequence ATGTTCTACTTTTTGTCCAAAGTACTGGCTTATTTTCTCTCGCCCGCCGGCTGGCTTACGCTGCTGATGCTCACGGTGTTTTTTGTCCGGGATAAAGTCCGGAAGCGCCGCCTCTTCGGACTGCTGCTGATCAGCTGGTTTGTGCTGGCAAATGAAGCCCTGTCCAACGAACTGGCTCGCTGGTGGGAATATGCCCCGACCTCGATTCCCGCCGCGACCAAACCCCGCGTGGGTATTGTGCTGACGGGCGGCATGATGCAGACGGAGGTACCGCCCTTCGACCGGGTGATTCTGGGCGAGAGCAGCGACCGGATGGGGCAGGCGCTCGGGCTTTACCAGACCGGCCTGATTCAGAAAATTCTCATTAGCGGCGGCTCCGACCCGCTCGACGGCCGCCGATTGGGCAACGAAGGGCAACTGACGGCCGAGTTTCTCCGAAAAGCGGGCGTGAAAGCAGATGATATTATTCTGGAAAACAAGTCGCGGAATACGGAAGAAAACGCCCGGTTCAGCGCGGCCATGCTGAAACGCCGCTTCGCCGGTTACGAATACGTGCTCATTACGTCGGCCTTTCACATGCGGCGGGCGGTCGGCTGTTTTCGGAAACAGGCTCTCTCCGTCCGCGCTTTTCCGGCGGCGTTCATGGCCCAGCAGCGGCGCTTTACCCCCGACACGCTGTTGCTCCCCTCCGAAAGCGCCCTGTGGAAAAACTACCGACTCTTCCACGAATGGTTCGGATACGGGGTGTACTGGGGGATGGGGTATTTGTAA
- a CDS encoding redoxin domain-containing protein, protein MRVSFQPIRLTILLLLACTGLLSAQPSDNHLVQARLKGLGGKTAYLAHYFGSSQYIPRDTAVADASGLLVFDGAKKLPEGLYMVVVDSRPLLELVIGEQNFSLEADTTDIVGSLKVTGSKENALFYEYQKTLKTKFDAMNAASRQPDGKARIAALQKEVAAFRNQFIEKNKGSLTIKYLQASAEPEVPVAPKLANGRPDSTFVFNYYKKHFFDGFDFSDERLLRSPFLQRKLDRYLKDLTVQTVDSITKEADYLVGKAKANKEVLSYTIWYITNQFEQSKVLGLDGVFVHMAEKYYLTGVMPLSDTSSLSGIRERAQTLKPLLAGKVLPNMQAQDASGRFVPLHGLKGAYTVVFFYDPDCGHCKESAPKLKQFFEQNKAKGVQVYAVAVANTPEKWQEFIKTQSFQGMTNVYGPSAGLDYKKKYDVYSTPTVYLLDKDKKILARRLPVEDLQGYFEFMQKRL, encoded by the coding sequence ATGCGGGTATCTTTTCAACCAATTCGTCTGACGATCCTGCTTCTGCTGGCCTGCACGGGCCTTTTGTCGGCTCAACCTTCGGACAACCACCTCGTTCAGGCCCGTCTGAAAGGTCTGGGCGGGAAGACCGCCTACCTGGCGCATTATTTCGGGAGTTCCCAATACATTCCCCGGGATACGGCCGTTGCCGATGCCAGCGGCCTGCTCGTCTTCGATGGCGCCAAAAAGCTCCCGGAAGGGCTGTACATGGTCGTTGTTGACTCCAGGCCCCTGCTGGAACTGGTCATTGGCGAACAGAACTTTTCGCTGGAAGCCGATACGACGGACATCGTAGGCAGTCTGAAAGTGACCGGCTCGAAGGAAAACGCCCTGTTCTACGAATACCAGAAAACGCTCAAAACCAAGTTTGACGCCATGAACGCGGCCAGCAGACAACCCGACGGCAAGGCCCGCATCGCCGCGCTGCAGAAGGAAGTAGCCGCGTTCCGGAACCAGTTCATCGAAAAAAATAAAGGCAGCCTGACCATCAAGTACCTGCAGGCGTCGGCGGAACCTGAAGTGCCCGTCGCTCCTAAACTGGCGAACGGCCGCCCCGATTCGACCTTCGTTTTCAATTATTACAAAAAGCACTTTTTCGACGGATTCGACTTTTCGGACGAACGCCTGCTGCGCTCGCCTTTCCTGCAGCGCAAACTCGACCGCTACCTGAAAGATCTGACCGTGCAGACCGTCGATTCCATCACGAAAGAAGCGGATTACCTGGTCGGGAAGGCGAAGGCGAACAAGGAAGTGCTGTCGTACACGATCTGGTACATCACCAACCAGTTCGAGCAGTCCAAGGTTCTGGGCCTCGACGGGGTGTTTGTGCACATGGCCGAAAAGTACTACCTGACGGGCGTGATGCCGCTGAGCGATACGTCTTCGCTGTCGGGTATCCGCGAACGGGCGCAGACGCTCAAGCCGTTGCTGGCCGGAAAGGTACTGCCGAACATGCAGGCGCAGGACGCCTCCGGGCGTTTTGTCCCGCTGCACGGCCTGAAGGGTGCCTACACGGTCGTCTTTTTCTACGATCCCGACTGCGGCCACTGCAAGGAATCGGCCCCAAAACTGAAGCAGTTTTTTGAACAGAATAAAGCCAAAGGCGTGCAGGTCTACGCCGTAGCAGTGGCCAATACGCCCGAAAAGTGGCAGGAGTTCATCAAAACGCAGAGTTTTCAGGGGATGACCAACGTCTACGGACCCAGCGCCGGACTCGATTACAAGAAGAAATACGACGTCTACTCAACCCCAACCGTTTACCTCCTCGACAAAGACAAAAAAATTCTGGCGCGCCGCCTGCCGGTGGAGGATTTACAGGGGTACTTTGAGTTTATGCAGAAACGTCTTTGA
- a CDS encoding DUF58 domain-containing protein: MKNQVDLRKVREFGNVEFLARQLVEGFITGLHKSPFHGFSVEFAEHRLYNTGESTRHIDWKVYAKSEKVFVKRYEEETNLRCHLLIDTSSTMYYPDLGNGVYGKITFSVMAAACLAYLLQRQKDAVSLTTFAEEVELQTPVKSTPSHVHKMFLELTNLLQQSRPMKKTSAAEVIHQLAEKVGKRSLVIIFSDMFENVSEADHLFSALQHLRHNLHEVLLFHVTDKKTEEDFTFDERPYEFIDLETGDKVKVQPNQVRDSYQQAVKSFYHELKLRCGQYRIDFIEADIAKGFDQILTAYLVKRGKMK; encoded by the coding sequence ATGAAAAATCAGGTTGATTTACGAAAAGTACGCGAATTCGGAAACGTCGAATTCCTGGCCCGACAACTCGTCGAGGGCTTTATCACCGGGCTGCACAAATCGCCCTTCCACGGTTTCTCGGTCGAATTTGCCGAACACCGGCTCTACAACACGGGCGAAAGTACCCGCCACATCGACTGGAAGGTGTACGCCAAGTCCGAAAAAGTCTTCGTCAAACGCTACGAGGAAGAAACCAACCTCCGCTGCCACCTGCTCATCGACACCTCGTCCACGATGTACTATCCGGACCTGGGCAATGGCGTGTACGGAAAAATCACGTTCAGCGTCATGGCGGCGGCCTGCCTGGCCTACCTGCTCCAGCGGCAGAAAGACGCCGTCAGCCTGACGACATTTGCCGAGGAGGTGGAACTCCAGACGCCGGTGAAATCGACGCCTTCGCACGTGCACAAGATGTTTCTGGAGCTGACCAATCTGCTGCAGCAGTCGCGGCCGATGAAGAAGACTTCTGCCGCCGAGGTGATTCACCAACTGGCTGAAAAGGTCGGAAAACGCTCGCTGGTCATTATTTTCAGCGATATGTTCGAGAACGTCTCGGAGGCCGACCACCTGTTTTCGGCCCTCCAGCACCTGCGCCACAACCTGCACGAGGTGCTGCTGTTCCACGTGACGGACAAGAAAACGGAAGAAGACTTTACCTTCGACGAACGGCCTTATGAATTCATTGATCTGGAAACGGGCGACAAGGTGAAAGTCCAGCCCAACCAGGTCCGCGATTCCTACCAGCAGGCGGTCAAAAGTTTCTATCACGAACTGAAACTCCGCTGCGGCCAGTACCGCATCGACTTCATTGAAGCCGACATCGCTAAGGGCTTCGACCAGATCCTGACGGCGTATCTGGTGAAACGGGGGAAGATGAAATAG
- a CDS encoding septal ring lytic transglycosylase RlpA family protein — translation MSIFVSLMLLLCSIQPNEAQKGLIQRGKASFYSKRFTGQRTAYGERVRVGEFTAAHRTLPHNTLVEVTNLSNNKSVVVRINDRGPYGKGRIIDLGFSAAKALGMLHQGIANVTLRVVGGDRLVGLEPKKEDPLSTATSQLLLPTSTEPVGNN, via the coding sequence ATGAGTATATTCGTGTCCCTGATGCTGCTTCTGTGCAGCATCCAACCGAATGAGGCCCAGAAGGGTCTCATACAGCGAGGGAAGGCTTCTTTCTACTCGAAGAGGTTCACCGGTCAACGAACTGCCTATGGCGAACGTGTTCGCGTAGGTGAGTTTACGGCCGCCCATCGTACGCTTCCGCATAACACGTTAGTGGAAGTGACCAACCTCAGTAACAATAAGTCGGTCGTTGTACGCATCAACGATCGAGGCCCCTACGGCAAAGGTCGCATCATCGACCTTGGTTTCTCGGCCGCGAAAGCGCTCGGGATGCTGCACCAGGGGATTGCAAACGTTACCCTCCGGGTCGTAGGCGGTGATCGCCTCGTCGGCCTGGAGCCTAAAAAGGAGGATCCTTTGTCCACAGCGACCTCCCAATTGTTGTTACCGACTTCTACCGAACCCGTCGGCAACAATTAA
- a CDS encoding DUF3276 family protein encodes MEEKEKEKIFSKRVRAGKRTYFFDVKSTRANDYYLTITESRRHPQGEGFVYEKHKMFLYKEDFDKFADALQETIQHIKSDLMPDFDFSQYTAKDELDDFGGSELKWD; translated from the coding sequence GTGGAAGAAAAAGAGAAAGAAAAAATCTTTTCCAAGCGCGTCCGCGCGGGAAAAAGAACGTACTTCTTTGATGTAAAATCCACCCGGGCCAACGATTACTATCTCACCATTACCGAGAGCCGTCGCCACCCGCAGGGCGAGGGTTTTGTGTACGAAAAACATAAAATGTTTTTGTACAAAGAAGATTTCGACAAATTCGCCGATGCGCTGCAGGAAACCATCCAGCACATTAAATCCGACCTGATGCCCGATTTCGACTTTTCGCAGTACACGGCCAAAGACGAACTGGATGATTTCGGTGGCAGTGAACTCAAATGGGATTGA
- the ychF gene encoding redox-regulated ATPase YchF, giving the protein MGLQCGIVGLPNVGKSTLFNAISSGKAEAANYPFCTIDPNVGVVTVPDERLDSLEKLVSPQKVVPTIIEFVDIAGLVKGASQGQGLGNKFLANIREVDAIVHVIRCFEDENIVHVEGRVNPIFDKEIIDTELQLKDLESVDKKLQRIERAARSSGDAKAKAELEVLLQYKAALEAGQNARVVGLSPEEREAAIGELHLLTVKPVIYVANVDEASLPNGNQYSDKLKEVAAAEGAEVVIISAAIESQIAEMEDPEERQMFLGEYGLEESGLDKLIKASYRLLNLITYFTAGVKEVRAWTIQKGWKAPQAAGVIHSDFEKHFIRAQVIKLPDFEQYKTQAAVREAGKLSVEGKEYVVQDGDIMEFLHSA; this is encoded by the coding sequence ATGGGCCTTCAGTGTGGTATTGTCGGACTGCCGAACGTGGGCAAGTCCACCCTTTTTAATGCAATTTCGAGCGGGAAAGCCGAAGCGGCCAACTACCCGTTCTGCACGATAGACCCCAACGTGGGTGTGGTAACAGTGCCCGACGAGCGGCTCGATTCGCTCGAAAAACTGGTCAGTCCGCAGAAGGTCGTCCCGACCATCATCGAGTTCGTGGACATCGCCGGTCTCGTCAAGGGCGCCAGCCAGGGACAGGGTCTGGGAAATAAGTTTCTGGCCAACATCCGGGAAGTCGACGCCATCGTGCATGTCATCCGCTGCTTTGAAGACGAAAACATCGTCCACGTCGAGGGGCGCGTCAATCCGATCTTCGACAAGGAAATCATCGACACCGAACTTCAGCTGAAAGACCTGGAATCGGTCGACAAAAAGCTTCAGCGCATCGAACGGGCCGCCCGGAGCAGCGGCGACGCCAAAGCCAAAGCCGAACTCGAAGTGCTGCTGCAATATAAAGCCGCGCTGGAAGCCGGGCAGAACGCCCGGGTGGTGGGTCTGTCTCCCGAAGAGCGGGAAGCGGCCATCGGCGAACTGCACCTGCTGACCGTCAAGCCGGTCATCTACGTCGCCAACGTGGACGAGGCCTCCCTGCCGAACGGTAACCAGTATTCCGACAAGTTGAAGGAAGTAGCGGCGGCCGAAGGAGCTGAGGTTGTGATAATCTCTGCCGCCATCGAATCGCAGATTGCCGAAATGGAAGACCCGGAAGAACGCCAGATGTTCCTCGGCGAGTACGGACTGGAAGAATCGGGCCTGGATAAGCTCATCAAGGCTTCGTACCGCCTGCTCAACCTGATTACCTACTTCACGGCCGGGGTCAAGGAAGTCCGCGCGTGGACGATCCAGAAAGGCTGGAAAGCGCCGCAGGCCGCCGGAGTGATTCACTCGGACTTCGAAAAGCACTTTATCCGGGCGCAGGTCATCAAACTGCCGGATTTCGAGCAGTACAAAACCCAGGCCGCCGTCCGCGAGGCCGGAAAACTGTCGGTTGAAGGAAAAGAATACGTCGTGCAGGACGGCGACATCATGGAGTTTCTGCACAGCGCCTGA
- a CDS encoding N,N-dimethylformamidase beta subunit family domain-containing protein, whose amino-acid sequence MKSGFSAYAVMLTVLLSACVPPFEDPQPESPAGSGVEAHLPGEYSDFKPVDLDDSQVIDGYTDRVAYSPGDSIRLYINARQDLPNATLSLYDIVYNRIGQVRGHISIQRMASGKPYQHGFGYRLPLRFRLPTNLRSGMYLLGGLIPFLVRADPKTSPNRAVVIYPSNTEAAYNEEGGKSMYSSDRARTVSFLRPRWVRWFQKPFLIWAWRNNLPVDFICDADMDDYRSIERYKVIIPIGHSEYWTLKARQNFDRFIDAGGHGLVLSGNTMWWRVTYSADGRQMHCSRDWHVDNWDNPKLGYLVGRSLGASFTLGGYGFARDGHPNPKGGQGFIITEPASPLLAGTGLKKGDLLSVPTDEYDGVPLHFPAGSSFPVWNDNAFNFAQRRLIGFDHAVDVNDNRGKPVHGTFIVFRRTPTSGYVVNTATTDWCSAKGIGGKDGDKIQRITRNALDLLLADRSPL is encoded by the coding sequence ATGAAATCTGGTTTTTCGGCTTACGCCGTCATGCTGACGGTTTTGCTTTCCGCCTGTGTCCCGCCTTTTGAAGACCCCCAGCCAGAGTCGCCCGCGGGCAGCGGCGTAGAAGCGCACCTCCCCGGCGAATATTCTGATTTCAAGCCCGTTGACCTCGACGACAGTCAGGTCATCGACGGCTATACGGACCGGGTCGCCTACTCACCCGGTGATTCCATCCGGCTTTACATCAACGCCCGGCAGGATTTACCCAACGCCACGCTCAGCCTCTACGACATCGTTTACAACCGCATCGGGCAGGTTCGCGGGCATATTTCCATCCAGCGCATGGCCTCCGGCAAGCCCTATCAGCACGGGTTTGGCTACCGGCTTCCGCTCCGCTTTCGTCTGCCGACGAACCTGCGCAGCGGCATGTACCTGCTGGGCGGTCTGATTCCCTTTCTGGTCCGGGCCGATCCGAAAACCAGCCCTAACCGGGCCGTCGTTATTTATCCGTCTAATACCGAAGCCGCCTATAACGAGGAGGGCGGCAAAAGCATGTACAGCTCCGACCGGGCCCGGACGGTTTCGTTCCTGCGTCCGCGCTGGGTTCGCTGGTTTCAGAAGCCGTTTCTGATCTGGGCCTGGCGGAATAACCTGCCGGTGGATTTTATCTGCGATGCCGACATGGACGACTACCGGTCCATTGAGCGGTACAAAGTCATCATCCCGATTGGCCACAGCGAATACTGGACCCTGAAAGCCCGGCAGAACTTCGACCGGTTTATCGACGCGGGCGGTCACGGGCTGGTGCTGTCCGGAAATACCATGTGGTGGCGGGTCACGTACTCGGCTGATGGCCGACAGATGCACTGCAGCCGCGACTGGCACGTTGACAACTGGGACAATCCGAAACTGGGCTACCTCGTGGGCCGGTCGCTCGGGGCCAGCTTTACGCTGGGCGGCTACGGCTTCGCCCGGGATGGGCACCCGAATCCCAAAGGCGGCCAGGGCTTCATCATCACCGAGCCGGCCTCTCCCCTGCTGGCCGGAACGGGCCTCAAAAAAGGCGATCTGCTGTCGGTTCCGACCGATGAGTACGACGGGGTTCCGCTCCATTTTCCGGCCGGAAGTTCTTTTCCCGTCTGGAACGACAACGCCTTCAACTTTGCCCAGCGCCGGCTGATCGGCTTCGATCATGCCGTGGATGTGAACGACAACCGGGGCAAACCCGTCCACGGCACGTTCATCGTGTTTCGCCGCACGCCTACTTCCGGCTACGTCGTCAACACGGCCACGACGGACTGGTGTTCGGCGAAAGGCATCGGCGGGAAGGATGGCGACAAAATCCAGCGCATCACGCGCAACGCGCTGGACCTGTTGCTGGCCGACCGGTCGCCGCTGTGA
- a CDS encoding type IX secretion system plug protein, with translation MKVIVCLLGLLLLAGQSLSAQEIPTVDAIYEPNIRTVLLVPLLGNDPADPALSLNPPVINLAENVSLQLSFDDLTADYRPYRAKLLHCNADWQRSVLNDIEFTFEYNDYPIQDYQLSNGTKVPYYHYRFPVPKVKLPGNYLLVVYNERNPAQVLFTRRFSTYQTKVGISPNVQFSSGPQKRFTDQQVDFDLSYRGYPLIAPQDELKVVIRQNYRDDRVVTGLRPTNVRAFDNLLEYRLFDLKNTFPGGNEYRFFDIRTVISPASFIDRLDRRQERTLAYVLPDAPRSTGAYVLTDDFNGQYVIDQLETHNGSTQADYITTVFTLRSQELPGAEVYVNGAFNLWKLNDRNRMTYSPERGGYVAQIPLKQGVYNYTYSVKGIAPPVARSGMSIDGNEALVEGNYSATENDYEIFVYHRPPASRADQLVGYRKVGVNKRK, from the coding sequence ATGAAAGTAATCGTTTGCCTGCTCGGGCTCCTGTTGCTGGCCGGACAGTCGCTGTCTGCCCAGGAGATTCCCACCGTCGATGCCATCTACGAACCCAATATCCGCACTGTGCTGCTGGTACCGCTGCTGGGCAATGATCCCGCCGACCCGGCCCTGTCGCTGAACCCGCCCGTCATCAATCTGGCCGAAAACGTTTCCCTGCAACTGTCCTTCGACGATCTGACGGCCGACTACCGGCCCTACCGCGCCAAACTGCTCCACTGCAACGCCGACTGGCAGCGCTCGGTGCTGAACGACATTGAATTTACCTTCGAATACAACGACTACCCGATTCAGGATTACCAGCTGTCCAACGGGACCAAAGTGCCGTACTACCACTACCGCTTTCCGGTGCCGAAAGTGAAGCTGCCGGGCAATTACCTGCTGGTGGTCTACAACGAGCGTAATCCGGCGCAGGTGCTGTTTACGCGCCGGTTCAGCACGTACCAGACCAAAGTCGGCATCAGCCCGAACGTGCAGTTTTCGTCCGGACCGCAGAAGCGTTTTACCGACCAGCAGGTGGATTTCGACCTTAGTTACCGGGGTTATCCGCTCATCGCGCCGCAGGACGAGCTGAAGGTGGTGATCCGGCAGAATTACCGCGACGACCGGGTGGTGACGGGACTGCGGCCGACCAATGTCCGGGCATTCGACAACCTGCTCGAATACCGGCTTTTCGACCTCAAAAACACCTTCCCCGGCGGCAACGAATACCGCTTTTTCGACATCCGGACGGTGATTTCGCCCGCCAGCTTCATCGACCGGCTGGACCGCCGCCAGGAGCGTACGCTGGCCTACGTCCTGCCCGATGCGCCCCGGAGCACCGGCGCCTATGTGCTGACGGATGATTTCAACGGACAGTACGTCATCGACCAGCTGGAAACGCATAACGGGTCCACGCAGGCCGACTACATTACGACGGTCTTTACGCTGCGCAGCCAGGAACTGCCCGGCGCGGAGGTGTACGTCAACGGGGCATTCAACCTCTGGAAGCTCAACGACCGCAACCGCATGACCTATTCGCCCGAACGGGGCGGCTATGTGGCCCAGATTCCGCTGAAGCAGGGCGTTTATAACTACACGTATTCCGTAAAAGGCATTGCCCCGCCCGTCGCCCGCTCGGGCATGAGCATCGACGGCAACGAGGCGCTGGTGGAAGGCAATTATTCGGCTACCGAAAACGACTACGAGATTTTTGTCTACCACCGCCCGCCCGCGTCCCGCGCCGACCAGCTGGTGGGCTACCGAAAAGTGGGCGTCAACAAGCGGAAGTAA
- a CDS encoding bestrophin family protein, whose amino-acid sequence MIKHDTKEWLSHIFNLRRSDTLRTLLPVMLGLGAYAALVVYLIREVFQLPDDSPLRNVSLIHTLLGFVISLLLVFRTNTAYDRWWEGRKLWGSLVNNSRNLALKLNGLLAPDQAEDREFFAAMIANFAFALKNHLRNHSGSSTFQESALFKAADLRPDHHLPGQISAALFGRVSELQRRGVLLPEHTLLLKDELQSFMDICGACERIHNTPIPFSYSSFIKKFIFTYCVTLPLGYAFSLEYHVVTLAVFVFYVLGSLEIIAEEIEDPFGTDANDLPTETICRNISRSVGQLLLSAEAGLPAPSSAKLNK is encoded by the coding sequence ATGATCAAACACGACACCAAGGAGTGGCTCAGCCATATTTTCAACCTGCGGCGGTCGGACACGCTCCGGACGCTGCTGCCGGTCATGCTGGGCCTGGGTGCCTATGCGGCGCTGGTCGTTTACCTGATTCGGGAGGTTTTTCAGCTTCCGGACGATTCGCCGCTGCGCAACGTTTCGCTGATTCACACGTTGCTCGGATTTGTCATTTCGCTGCTGCTGGTGTTCCGGACCAACACCGCCTACGACCGCTGGTGGGAAGGCCGCAAGCTCTGGGGCTCGTTGGTCAACAACAGCCGCAACCTGGCGCTGAAACTGAATGGGCTGCTGGCCCCGGATCAGGCCGAGGACCGGGAATTTTTTGCGGCCATGATCGCCAATTTCGCTTTTGCCCTCAAAAACCACCTCCGAAACCACTCGGGCAGCTCTACGTTTCAGGAGTCGGCGCTGTTCAAGGCGGCGGACCTGCGGCCGGACCACCACCTTCCGGGCCAGATTTCGGCCGCTCTTTTCGGACGGGTCAGCGAGTTACAGCGCCGGGGCGTCCTGCTGCCCGAGCATACGCTTCTGCTGAAGGATGAGTTACAGAGTTTTATGGACATCTGCGGAGCCTGCGAGCGCATCCACAACACGCCGATTCCGTTTTCCTACAGTTCGTTTATCAAGAAATTCATTTTCACCTATTGCGTAACGCTGCCGCTCGGCTACGCTTTCAGCCTGGAGTACCACGTCGTGACGCTGGCCGTTTTTGTTTTTTACGTGCTGGGAAGCCTCGAAATCATTGCGGAGGAGATCGAAGACCCGTTTGGCACCGACGCCAACGACCTGCCAACCGAAACCATCTGCCGAAACATCAGCCGGTCCGTCGGACAACTGCTTCTGTCTGCCGAAGCGGGGCTACCGGCGCCTTCGTCCGCCAAACTGAATAAATAA
- a CDS encoding DUF3667 domain-containing protein — MVQSVATKTCSNCGTPVESSFAHCPRCAQSTHLHRFTLGHLAHDVFHAVTHADKSILKLARDLAIRPGVVAYEYIIQGKRKKYFNPFTFLLLVLGFTLLMYSTFHPITKTLSMKPSQEQSRMLDMPEKRQAYEAAMQRNKEVLAFSERQAKLVTVTAIPILAFVFWLCFRKRGLNYAEHLVFNVLLMSIISLLGSLAIPIFEVLNISMLSTPSMILLYGSMIGYPALGYYQFFRFYKPISIAGAVGVSLLAVFVYNLTTMLATIGYMAWGAVQLLK; from the coding sequence ATGGTCCAGTCCGTCGCTACCAAAACCTGCTCCAACTGTGGCACGCCGGTCGAATCATCGTTTGCGCATTGCCCGCGCTGTGCCCAGAGTACGCACCTGCACCGGTTCACGCTCGGCCACCTCGCGCACGATGTCTTTCATGCCGTGACCCATGCCGACAAAAGCATTCTTAAACTGGCCCGCGACCTGGCCATCCGCCCCGGCGTGGTGGCTTATGAGTACATCATCCAGGGAAAGCGCAAGAAGTACTTCAACCCGTTTACGTTTCTGCTGCTGGTGCTGGGTTTTACGCTGCTGATGTATTCGACCTTTCACCCCATTACCAAAACGCTCTCTATGAAACCCAGCCAGGAGCAGTCGCGGATGCTGGACATGCCGGAAAAGCGCCAGGCTTACGAGGCGGCCATGCAGCGCAACAAGGAAGTGCTGGCGTTCTCCGAAAGGCAGGCCAAGTTGGTCACCGTCACGGCCATCCCGATTCTGGCGTTCGTGTTCTGGTTATGCTTCCGCAAGCGCGGCCTCAATTATGCCGAGCACCTGGTGTTCAATGTGTTGCTGATGAGCATTATTTCGCTGCTCGGTTCCCTGGCGATCCCCATTTTCGAGGTTCTGAACATTTCCATGCTGTCGACCCCGTCCATGATTCTGCTTTACGGGAGTATGATCGGGTATCCGGCGCTGGGGTATTATCAGTTCTTCCGGTTTTACAAACCCATTTCCATCGCCGGGGCCGTTGGCGTCTCCCTTCTGGCGGTCTTTGTCTATAACCTGACGACCATGCTGGCGACGATTGGCTACATGGCGTGGGGGGCGGTTCAGTTGCTGAAATAA